The Collinsella aerofaciens genomic interval AGCAGCGCGTACATCTCGGCAGGAACGACCGCCTTAACGCGGACCTGCTGGCTCTTGGTGAAGGTGCCGGCGGAGCGGGCATCCTCGAGGGCCTTGGTCACGGCGCTACGAAGCTCGAGCGAAGCCTCGAGCACGCCCTCGAACTCATTGGCCTCGTCGATTGTGATGGGCGACTTGTACCAATCGAGCAGCGCGGCGTACTTCTGGTGATCGACGCAGCCGGCGGGCGCATAGGCCATGGCCTCGTCGACCGTGTAGGACAGGATCGGCTGCAGGTCGCGCATGAGCATCGAGAAGAGCTCGGCAAGCACGGTCTGGGCGCTGCGGCGCTCGAGCGAGCCGGGCTTGTCGCAGTACAGGCGGTCCTTCAGGGCGTCGAGATACACGTTGGAAAGCTCGGTAACCACGAAGTCATAAAGCGCACGGTAAGCGCGCGGGAACTCGTAGCAAGAGTAAGCGTCGTCGACCTCGGCCTGAACCTGGGTCAGACGGGCAACCATGAGCTTGTCGAGCGGCAGCAGGTCGGTAAAGGCGACACCGTCGGTCTCAGGCTCAAACTGGCCCTCGAGCTCGGAAAGCAGGAAGCGCAGCGTGTTGCGGAAACGACGGTAGGCATCGGACGTACGGGCAAGAATCTCGTGGTCGATGGACACGTCGGAGCTGGTGTCAACGGAAGCAACCCACAGGCGGATGATGTCGGCGCCCATCTCGTCACAGACCTTATTGGGGTCGATGACGTTGCCGAGCGACTTGGACATCTTGCGGCCCTGGCCGTCGAGCGTGAAGCCCTGCGAGACGACCGCCTTGTAGGGAGCATGGCCGTTGGCGCCCACCGAAGTGAGCAGCGAGCTCTGGAACCAACCGCGATGCTGGTCGGAGCCCTCGAGATACACGTCAGCCGGGTACTCAAGCTCGGGGCGATACTCGCAGACGGCCTTCCAGGACACGCCGGAATCCCACCACACGTCGAGGATGTCCTTATCGGCCTTGAGGTGATGGCCGCCACACTTGGGGCAGACGCAGGCCTCACCCAGGTAGCTCTCGGGAGCGTCGGTGAACCAGGCGTCGGAGCCCTTCTCGTGGAAGAGCTTGATGACGGCGTCGAGCGTGGCGTCGTTCATGACCTTCTCGCCGCAGTCGGCGCAGGTGTAGCTGGGGATAGGCACGCCCCAGTTGCGCTGACGGCTGATGCACCAGTCGGGACGCTGCTCGACCATGGCGCCAATGCGGTTGGCGGCGTGAGCCGGATACCACTTGACGTTCTCGCGAACCTCCTTGCCAGCCTGCTCACGCAAACCGGTCTTGTCCATAGAGACAAACCACTGGTCGGTAGCACGGAAGAGCACCGGGTGCTTGCAGCGCCAGCAGTGCGGATAGCTGTGCGTGATCTTCTTCTCGAGGACCAGGGTGCCGCGCTCGCGCAGGAACTCGATGATGTGCGGGTTGGCCTCATCGGTATCCATACCGCTGAAGGGGCCACCGGTGCCAAACTCCTCGCCGGTGTAGAACTTGCCGTCGTCATCGACCGGCATGCAGATGTCGGTAATGCCCTCCTTGAGGCAGGCAAAGTAGTCGTCGACGCCGTGGCCGGGCGAGTTGTGGACGATACCGGTACCGTCATCGACACCGACGTAATCGGCCAGCAGCGCCACGCCCTCAACACCATCAAAGATCGGCTGCTTGTAGTGGATGTGGTGGAAGGTCTCGGCGGGAACCACATAGGGCTTACCGTCGACCATAACCGGGGTGTACTCCCAACCAAACTCCTCGCAGCACTTGGGAGCCAGGTCCTCGAGCATGACCTCGGCACGACCCTCGTGCTCAACGGCGACATAGGCGGCGCCGGGCTTGAGAGAAACTGCCTGGTCGGAGGGGATGGTCCACGGCGTGGTCGTCCAGATGATAAAGTCGACCGGGCCGTCGAAGTTCTCGAGGCCTGCGGGCTTGGAGGTCATCTCAAAGCGCACGAAGATGGACGGGCTCGTCTCGTCGGAGTACTCAATCTCGGCCTCAGCGAGTGCGGTGTGGCAGTGCTTGCACCAATGGACGGGCTTGTGACCGCGATAGATCATACCCTTATCGAACATGGCCTTGAAGACCTCGATGTCGGCAGCGTCATGCTGGTGATAGAGCGTCAGGTAGGGGTTATCCCAGTCGCCGAGCACGCCCAGGCGACGGAAGCCGGCCTTCTGCAGCTCGATGTTCTCGACGGCGAACTTGTTGCAAAGCTCGCGGATCTTAGCCGTGGAGGTCTGGTTGAACTTCTCGGTGCCGAGCTTCTCCTCGACCTTATGCTCGATCGGCTGGCCATGGCAGTCCCAACCGGGGACATAGGGAACCTCATAGCCCTGCATCATCCAGTAACGGTTGATCATGTCCTTGGAGATCTTGTTCATGGCGTGGCCGATGTGAATCGGGCCGTTGGCGTACGGAGGGCCGTCGTGCAGCACGAACTTCTTGTGACCCTCGTTCTTCTTCAGAACCTGCTCGTAGACCTTGTTGTCCTGCCAGTCCTTGAGTCGCTTGGGCTCGGACTTGGAAAGACCGGCACGCATGGGAAAACCGGTCTTGGGCAGATTCATCGTCTGCTTGTACTCGTTTGCCACGGTACCCCTTTCATGTCGTGGGCGCGCACGCCCGTTGGGCACCAAAAAAGCGCCCGTCCCTACAAGCTGGGACGAAGCGCCACAAAACGGGCTATACGCCCGTAAAAGCTCTTCGTTTAACCACCCAGCTTAGATGCCCTCGCCCGCGTATTCGCGCGCTCGCATCCGTTACTCGGCTGGCCTGTATCGACGACCATCTCGGCGATATCTACTAAGACGTGCCTGCGCGGCACGTCCGTTGGGACCGCAGCTCCGGGGTGATTTTCATCGGTCGCATGCACGGGTTCTCAGCGCTCCCCGCTCTCTGTGGCATGCGGACGGCCGACTACTCGTCCCCATCAACGCTTATGCGAAGTATGCTAGCACGTTCCGCGCCGGCGAAAAACCCTCAACACTGGTTTCATACGTAAGAAATTTCTCGTGGTCGTTAGCCTTCTCTAGGAGCAAAATACCTGAAAGCACTTTAACTAACGAAAGAAGGCTGCCATGCGCACAATCGGAATGAGCGACTACACCGTCGGCGAGGATTGCTTTACCGAGCTGCCCGCCGCACTGGCGGAGTACGGCGCGAAGAAAGTCGCCATCATTGGTGGCAAGCGAGCCCTAGCTGCGGCGCTGCCGGGCATCGAGGCGGCGCTTGAAGGTACCGACGTCGAGATTCTGGAGACGCGCGTCTACGGCACCAACAGTACGCGCGCCAATATCGCCAAGGTCGTGAACTCCCCCGCTTGCCAGCAGGCAGACGTGCTTATCGCCTGTGGCGGCGGCAAGGCACTCGACACCGTCAAGACAGCGGCAATCGAGCTCAAGAAGATTGTCTTTACGGTGCCGACGATTTGCTCTAACTGTTCCGCCGCGACCGCCATTGCCGTCGTCTACAACGACGATGGATCGCTCGAGGGCTATTCGTACCCCAACCGACCGGCGCACATCTTCATCAATCCCAAGATCATCGCCGAGGCTCCGGCGGAGTACTTCTGGGCCGGCGTGGGCGACGCCCTGTCCAAGCAGCCCGAAGTCGAGTACGCCACGAGCGCCGGCGACCTGGAGCACACCGCCGGCCTTGGCCTGGCTCTTGCCCACACCTGTTCCGAGCCGCTGTTTACCTACGGTGTTCAGGGTCTTGAGGACGTTCGTCAGAATCTGTCGAGCGAGGCCGTCAAGCAGATCGCGCTCGACATCGTGGTCAACACGGGCTATGTCTCGAACCTGACCAACCAGAACGATTACTACTACAACTCGAGCGTGGCGCACGCGTTCTACAACGCCGCCTGCAGCATTCCGCGTGAGGGCACCTACCTGCACGGCGAAGTCGTAAGCCTGGGCGTGCTGGTGTTGTTCGCCTACACGGGCGACACCGAGAACCTTAAGCGCTATGCTGACTTCAACAAGCAGATGGGGCTGCCCGTAACGCTTGAGCAGGTCGGGCTTTCCGAGACCGATATCCCTGCCCTGTGCGAGCACGCGCACGCCACCAACGAGTGGAAGCAAGGCAACCCGGAGCCCTTCACCGACGAAAAATTCGCCGCCGCCATCAAGGCCGCCAACGCCTACGGCCACACGCTCTAGACCCAGGCCAAAACCACCACAAGGGAGCAGCACCTTTGTGGTGGTTTTTTATTGCTCCAGCATGCTGGGGTCGAACTCGCTAGCCGGGATCACGCGATAACCGTGGCGGAGCAGTAAATCAACGAAGACGC includes:
- the ileS gene encoding isoleucine--tRNA ligase, producing the protein MANEYKQTMNLPKTGFPMRAGLSKSEPKRLKDWQDNKVYEQVLKKNEGHKKFVLHDGPPYANGPIHIGHAMNKISKDMINRYWMMQGYEVPYVPGWDCHGQPIEHKVEEKLGTEKFNQTSTAKIRELCNKFAVENIELQKAGFRRLGVLGDWDNPYLTLYHQHDAADIEVFKAMFDKGMIYRGHKPVHWCKHCHTALAEAEIEYSDETSPSIFVRFEMTSKPAGLENFDGPVDFIIWTTTPWTIPSDQAVSLKPGAAYVAVEHEGRAEVMLEDLAPKCCEEFGWEYTPVMVDGKPYVVPAETFHHIHYKQPIFDGVEGVALLADYVGVDDGTGIVHNSPGHGVDDYFACLKEGITDICMPVDDDGKFYTGEEFGTGGPFSGMDTDEANPHIIEFLRERGTLVLEKKITHSYPHCWRCKHPVLFRATDQWFVSMDKTGLREQAGKEVRENVKWYPAHAANRIGAMVEQRPDWCISRQRNWGVPIPSYTCADCGEKVMNDATLDAVIKLFHEKGSDAWFTDAPESYLGEACVCPKCGGHHLKADKDILDVWWDSGVSWKAVCEYRPELEYPADVYLEGSDQHRGWFQSSLLTSVGANGHAPYKAVVSQGFTLDGQGRKMSKSLGNVIDPNKVCDEMGADIIRLWVASVDTSSDVSIDHEILARTSDAYRRFRNTLRFLLSELEGQFEPETDGVAFTDLLPLDKLMVARLTQVQAEVDDAYSCYEFPRAYRALYDFVVTELSNVYLDALKDRLYCDKPGSLERRSAQTVLAELFSMLMRDLQPILSYTVDEAMAYAPAGCVDHQKYAALLDWYKSPITIDEANEFEGVLEASLELRSAVTKALEDARSAGTFTKSQQVRVKAVVPAEMYALLTGDKAVDLAEFYIVSDVELNQGEELSVAIEAAEGECCDRCWNYRTTVGEYNGHAHICKRCADAL
- a CDS encoding iron-containing alcohol dehydrogenase family protein produces the protein MRTIGMSDYTVGEDCFTELPAALAEYGAKKVAIIGGKRALAAALPGIEAALEGTDVEILETRVYGTNSTRANIAKVVNSPACQQADVLIACGGGKALDTVKTAAIELKKIVFTVPTICSNCSAATAIAVVYNDDGSLEGYSYPNRPAHIFINPKIIAEAPAEYFWAGVGDALSKQPEVEYATSAGDLEHTAGLGLALAHTCSEPLFTYGVQGLEDVRQNLSSEAVKQIALDIVVNTGYVSNLTNQNDYYYNSSVAHAFYNAACSIPREGTYLHGEVVSLGVLVLFAYTGDTENLKRYADFNKQMGLPVTLEQVGLSETDIPALCEHAHATNEWKQGNPEPFTDEKFAAAIKAANAYGHTL